From the genome of Apostichopus japonicus isolate 1M-3 chromosome 17, ASM3797524v1, whole genome shotgun sequence:
AAAAACATGACAGTTTCCTCAATCAGACAAGATATCCAGAAATTAGGTATGTACTAGTAGATTTCAGAATATAGATCCTTTATGAACTATTTTAATGCAGGTTTATCGTTACGTTCAGTTTCAGTTAAGAAAGAAGTGTTAGGTTTAGAGCCTAGTCGTCTCCTAACACGCGAGGTCATTAACCAGTAACGTGGTAAAATAAGAACGCTAACACGCGGCGCTGTTCATGAAATCTACGGAGCAGTTTAAGAACCATTTGGATCACCGTTTCTTACATATAAGGGAAAAGTTACAGATTTGAATcgttccattttttttctttctacacAGCATGTCAGATTCATCAGAGGAGGAGAATGGGGCTAGGGCAAAGCTAGAAAAATGTAGACCCGCCCGAAAAGAATGCCATTTGTGTCATTCAATGTATGTAAAATTGCCTCGACATTTGAGGGAAAAGCACAAAATTAAGGACCCTCGCAGAGAGATGGCTGACTTCTAAAAGAAGGGAGAAAGCGGGGCGAGCTTTTCTGAAGCAGACAAGCCCCCTCGAATGCCCGATATATTTAGAGCATCTCGGTGTTCTGCGGAAGCACCTCTACAGGGTGCATGGCGAGAAAACCAAGAGGGAGAGGGCAAGGATGTGGAAGAAATGTAACGATCTTCCAATGACATCCTCATCTTCATCAGATGAAGAAGAACcggccccccaaaaaaaaggaagcgAGAGAGACGCCCGCAGTAATTGATGAATCCTCGTCATCATCAGCCCCCGAACACGACATCGAGGGGGAGAGAAGCAATGAGAAAAAAAGCTCCAACCCCTAAAACGGAAAAGAATAAGGGAAAGGtgcaggaggaggaggaagaggaagagttTGGGGAAGAGGAAGAGACAGGGCAGGAACAGGAGGAGGAAAGTGATGAAGTGGTGGAGATGGAACAGGAGGAGGAACGTCAGGAAGAGGTTAAGGAGGAGGAGCATGAGGAGGAGGACGAGTACGAGACGGACAGGGTGATGAAGGACCCAACCTTCATCAACAACCAATGGTAAAGCGTACAGGAAATGGCTCCAGAGCCGTCAAGGAGGGTCACTCGATCTGAAAACTCCGCCGAACTGCTTCGTAAGATAACACGTATGGACCAGTAGGTGACGGCACCATCGAACAGTTCATTACAAGAGGTCACATTAACCGCCTGTTCGCTGAAATGCCAAGCGATCGGGGGGCAACAACCCGGGACCGTCGCCGCCTACATCTCGGCATACTTGAAATTTCTCAAGTGGCTGTTACTTGAGACGACTACGCCTTGATTACGCCTGCACATTTCCAAGAGGCAAGTAATTACCAAAAAACAGCGTAAGCAGAGAGAGGGGAGATTAGAGGCCGAGGCAGACGAGCTGCTCATAGACAGCCAAGATATCGACGTAAGTAATATAAGAAGGGAAAATATTAATGCGAGTTTTGGGTCTCTCGAGGTGGACAACTGAGTTCCTAAAAATTCATTGTTCGTTATGTCATTTACTTCGATGTACTCGATCTCTAACAATCGACTGCAAAttaattttagacatatttCACCGTATCTATATTATTTCACAGACATTCAATCGTTCACAATACCCAAAAAATCTGAGGCAACAAATGAGAAGGACCGACAGACAGGGCAAAATAGATCAGCAGACACACGATGACATAAGAAACTACCTGATGCTTGAGGTGGTACTAGCAAACAGGCAGAGGGCATCGGCAGTAGCAAACATGACGGTGGAGAATGAGATCAGGGCTAGGAAGCAAAGAAACTCAGAAGGAGAGGATATGTGGACAATGCTGGTCTCCGACCACAAGACGGTCACTACATACGGGGCCGAAACCCTAGCATTTAACACAGAGCTGTTCACCGACCTCAGCTTTTACACCGAAGAGATCAGGTAAACTTCTCTCCTATTGTAACGTGTCATCGGCACCCCATTAGCTAGCTTCGTAACAAAGTGATAACCCTGACTTTTTCTCACTTTACCAACAGAGgaagaatccccccccccccccaatcagtGGGAGACGGTCTTCGGGCCAATGTGGCTGGTCTACTGGACAGGAGAACCGATACAGTCCAAGAGAGTTACTCGTCTCATCAGCTCATCCTGGCTTAACGCCGGACTGAAGAGTCAAATTTCCTCTACATTATTGCGAAAAACAATAGTGTCTGAGGTAAGAAAATacttgtgctttttacgtgacccgtcatacgggatacaaaacgtcacggccaaacggcactaccaaaccatcccattcttacaaacgaacctcaggtcaagcgagcccaaaaaagtacatacgctcaccgacctgcagagacaaaacgcccaaccccccactgaaatattaaaaaactacaaaaggacgaccagcacgcagcgaaacaaaacacccttccccagcacaccaccgtccaaaaaataCTTGTAAATTAAGGCAGTGAACGTCTGAACGATATATTGAGAGGAAGCGTGTTTGTCGTTTCTCTCTTAGCGTTAACATTCTAAACCCGGTGTAAATTACTtcatatgtttttaatttttttcagtgcTTCGAAGAGCAACCATCAGCACTGAAAACTCTGGCCAGCCACATGACACATACTGAAAATGTACAGCAAAAATATTACCTGGTCAGTCAGAAGAGACAAAATGCTGTACAGACTGCTGGGGTGATCAGGAGCGGCACTGAGATGGTAAGAGTTGTAAATTAAGATTGGGTCTTGAATCATACAGGAAGTAATCAAATGTATTAAcggtttctttctttgttatcATACAGAGCAAGACCCCTACAGTTGGACTTAAGCAACCAGAAAAAGGTATCTGAAGGGAGCAACTCTGGCAAAAACTGTCAAGGTAAATAACCATTCATCAGAAACTGCAATAAGGAAGAGGGATCGGATGTCTTATGATCTTCTGTTTTATGAGTATctgtttttctgttctttgtctTGCAGAACGAGGACAAAGAATCAACGACAAGCGACGGCACTGCGATTACTTCGAGCCAAATGTGGTCGGGGATCAGACAGCGAAAACGACAGAACCCGACAGAATGGACCGACACAACGACTTTCTTCTTCGACTGACTTGACGACTTTCTTTCCAACAAAACCACACCGACGACCGACCAAGTGCAACAGAAATTGGATCAACACCACACGACAAAGGCTGCTTTTCTAAAAAAATTAACCCTCGAACAAATAAGGCACAAATTAAGTTACAGAATTAACAAGTTAATTAAACGTACATGATTTATTATGAAAAAGcatgggaaggggagggggtgagggagtTACAGTTTGTAATGTTTTTCAAGCTTTTGcatgggggagggtggggagggggagttaaAGGTTGACAGGTTTTAAAGTTTATCGTATTATAATAAAGTAAGCAACCACAACATTTCTGTCTCTGTCTTCTTTCCCATTCTGTACAAGTGGACACTCGGGACCTCGGCATGTTCTCTTAAAAATCCAAAACCATCTGCCCAGGGATGTTTCAAACATACTCATTTAAAATGATAGTTATGGAAAGAGGATACCCAACAGGCGATGCCCTGAAAAGATTAGCCTGATCTGACAACCGCAGTTGCAATAGTAACGCTCCTAGGTTGAAAAGTCGGCTGTTAACCATATGATAACACTATTACGGCtgaaaaacacatattttttaGGGGGCCTCCGAAAcatatagactatacccccttccctaGTATTAATGCTACCGTGTGAGTTGTCTGCAAGTAGCTATGACTATTTTCTCCCACATATCAAAAATTCAGCCCTGTCAAACACCCtcagtggaaaggaaggggtacccaAAAGAGTAaacttttttaaactttaagACAAAAATACCTATTTTGGAGCAAAGAAAAATCATAAAGACCAAAAACTTTTTCCGActagataattacacgaaattcgTGTAGGAGAAAGACAAGGGTTTCATATACTCCAAGTCAAACTGTAAtgtcgatgggtacttcagagaagacaggaggtggggggggggggtcaaaaaCAGCGGGAATTCCCGATTTTGCACGTATGGAGAACAGGTACTTCTATCGGGTACTTTGGGACCaagtatctcccgaacggaagcagatatggacctgggagttgcgttccatggcgcacgctacggAGTGTTTTTtgctgtttgtactttttctcaaaatgacccccctaccaccccggagaagtgacacaCCTTGGAGTTTCAttctattttggaaaggggacacccaaGCGGTGGTACCCTCAAAAGATGGCCATAATCggaccccagtaaccatggtaacgctccagactagaagggtcgggattttcccgtacatgttaacactaattattatcaCCTCTTCTGATTTTGTTCCAAAATGACCCAccaccaccccggagaagaaacgcacctacaagtttcatcctattttggaaaggggacaccctagcggtggtaccccgaaaagatggctgTAGTCGGACCAGCCCAGTAACCacggtaacgctccaaagtaaaagggtcgggattttcaaaaacgtatataacaaattattatacattttcagattttgtttcaaaatgaccccctatGACCCTACAATGAGAAGCACACTCAAGTTTTAtcctattttggaaaggggacaccctagcggtggtaccatGAAaggatggccgtaatcggaccacccaaGTTACCacggtaacgctccagagtagaagggtcgggattttcccgtacgtagtaacactaattattatgaccgttttagatttttttcaaaatgacccccctaccacccccgGGAAGtaacgcacctacaagttttttcctttttcggACAGgtgacaccctagcggtggtaccctgaaaagattggggaaatcggactgacccagtaaccatggtaacgctccaaagtataAAAGTCGGTATTTCCCCGTATATAGAGTAATTTTAGTGTTAGCTAGATAGGTTAATGAATTTCAATTAATTAAccgaatatgcaaatgaggtgaAATTTTTATGACGTCGTCAATAGGATGTAACGGAAGGGTAAAAAAGTTTGAAGATGCCCCCAAGTTTTGCACTGGGGGTGGggatcccccacccccaaaattcATCCCCTccaatttttaccaaaatggcGGCAATTTCTCGAGGGGGATGCAGGGGTatctaaaaatattaattacGAAACCCCCACCCCGGGGAAGtattttttctaatattttgtcACGTCCCGACTGTCCATTTTCTTCACGTCCCGATTGGGCACTTTCACGTCCCGATAGGGCATTCTGTAGTTAACAAAATTTTGACGTCCCGACTGGGCTCTCGTCTTAACCCTATCCCTAACCTTGTTTTTACATAAACCCAACGGGCTACGAAGTTACAGGTTGTGGAATGGGGGTTGAAAAATTTAGTGGCTACGAGCCAACGGGCTACAAAGCCATTCTTTCATCCACTTTAACCTCGTAGCCCCTACCACCTATTTTGGTCAAGTTTCAATAACGCGGGCTATTCGACAGCTATGCCCCGTAACATCCACAGTCCAGTTCAAAGACTAAGTTAGGCCTCGCCTAGCCTAGGATTTCTGCGCAAAGGGCAGTAAGCCTAGTCTAGGCCGAAGTGAGGACCATTTATGCTCCTCGGGGCTAGTGGTATGTATAACACACGTGACTTTTCCTGGGCTGTCTGTAGCAGCTTCTGGTTCTACCTTATGATTCAGTGGTTctgccatttttgtttttttcactgcAGGCCCGGATGTTCCAGCTCCGAAATGCGACATGGTTATAGCCTACTAGACAAAGGTCGCGCAgtagtgtaatattgtgacgagcccggcttcTCCGATAGTGatactatatcgggactcgcgatagaaaggtactggggttatcttcatgccgtatttatgcttcttcaggagatgtctcgaacgggagaaaacaatgagttcacagaaaaacaatttgacaagatcggatttgattagtgattcggtat
Proteins encoded in this window:
- the LOC139984232 gene encoding uncharacterized protein, with product MWLVYWTGEPIQSKRVTRLISSSWLNAGLKSQISSTLLRKTIVSECFEEQPSALKTLASHMTHTENVQQKYYLVSQKRQNAVQTAGVIRSGTEMSKTPTVGLKQPEKGI